The window TCTCTTTGCATATATCAGGCCGCAGACGTTGCAGAGTGTGCCGGGGCCGTCCGGGCCGGGCCGCCACTCGGGAGTTTCGACGCGGTGACACTTGTGGCACGAGAACTCGGctcggcgtccgggtcggcgggcgggcggatCCCCACGGTCCGACGCGTCGTTCCGAAAAGCCGCTTGTTGCTGGCTACTCTCGTCGGTCTTTCGCTTTTGGTTTTGGGCGTTCGGGTCGTCCTTCCTGAGGGCCCGGATTTCGTTGATGTCGCGGGCGATGCTGTGCGAGAGGCGCGACATTGTTcgcaggtcgtcgtcggtagGGAAGGTGTGCTCATGTGCGGTGTCGTGGCCGCCAGCCGGACCAGCGCCATCGAAAGCAGAGAAGCTCTCGGTCAGGCGAAGCAACTGTTTTGCGCCATGGCGAATCTACGCAATATCAAAGGGAAAATGTTAGATAGATGGGGATAATATGATGTGATACGATGCGATGAATTAACATGTGCAAAAGATGCATCAACGTGGGAAATGACGACAGTGGGTGGAGCTGGATGGTGCGATAAGGACGGAGATAAGAAGGGAGACGTACGCGCTGATGGCTTTCGCCCTGCCTGAGATGGTTCCACGACAGCTTCGTGGGAGAGGCCGGGTCTTGCTGTCCGTTGTTACTGACATGGCCGTGCGACTCGGTTGGGTTGGTCGCGGTTAGGGCTTGTGTGCCGGAAGGCGACGACTCGGACCTCGGGATGGAGGCGGATCGCGGACTGGAGGGGCCGGAAGGCATC is drawn from Colletotrichum destructivum chromosome 6, complete sequence and contains these coding sequences:
- a CDS encoding Putative Zinc finger, GATA-type, Zinc finger, NHR/GATA-type — encoded protein: MPSGPSSPRSASIPRSESSPSGTQALTATNPTESHGHVSNNGQQDPASPTKLSWNHLRQGESHQRIRHGAKQLLRLTESFSAFDGAGPAGGHDTAHEHTFPTDDDLRTMSRLSHSIARDINEIRALRKDDPNAQNQKRKTDESSQQQAAFRNDASDRGDPPARRPGRRAEFSCHKCHRVETPEWRPGPDGPGTLCNVCGLIYAKRERKKDELTMPTFGPPSFS